In Phaeobacter inhibens DSM 16374, the following proteins share a genomic window:
- the xsc gene encoding sulfoacetaldehyde acetyltransferase: MKMTTEEAFVKTLQMHGIQHAFGIIGSAMMPISDIFPEAGITFWDCAHEGSGGMMADGYTRATGKMSMMIAQNGPGITNFVTAVKTAYWNHTPLLLVTPQAANKTIGQGGFQEMEQMRMFADCVAYQEEVRDPSRVAEVLNRVIMNAKRASAPAQLNIPRDMWTQVIDIELPAIVEFERPSGGETAVSDAAKLLSEAKNPVILNGAGVVLSKGGIAASQELAERLDAPVCVGYQHNDAFPGNHPLFAGPLGYNGSKAGMELIKDADVVLCLGTRLNPFSTLPGYGMEYWPANAKIIQVDINPDRIGLTKKVSVGIIGDAAKVASGILSQLSDTAGDAGREERKNRISETKSRWAQQLTEMTHEDDDPGTTWNQRARADKPEWMSPRMAWRAIQQALPREAIISSDIGNNCAIGNAYPSFDEGRKYLAPGLFGPCGYGLPAIVGAKIGCPDTPVVGFSGDGAFGIAVTELTAIGRGEWPAITHIVFRNYQWGAEKRNSTLWFDDNFVGTELDEQVSYAGIAKACGLNGVVARTMDELTSALAQAIEDQKNGKTTLIEAMINQELGEPFRRDAMKKPVRVAGIDKADMREQQV; encoded by the coding sequence ATGAAAATGACCACCGAGGAAGCATTTGTAAAAACACTGCAAATGCATGGCATCCAACATGCGTTTGGCATTATCGGCTCGGCCATGATGCCGATTTCCGACATCTTTCCCGAAGCGGGGATCACCTTCTGGGACTGCGCCCATGAAGGCTCCGGCGGCATGATGGCCGATGGTTACACCCGCGCCACCGGCAAGATGTCGATGATGATCGCGCAGAACGGCCCCGGCATCACCAACTTCGTCACCGCCGTGAAAACCGCCTATTGGAACCACACCCCGCTGCTGCTGGTCACCCCGCAAGCCGCAAACAAGACCATTGGTCAGGGCGGTTTCCAGGAAATGGAACAGATGCGCATGTTCGCCGACTGCGTGGCCTATCAGGAAGAGGTCCGCGACCCCTCCCGCGTCGCCGAGGTTCTGAACCGTGTGATCATGAACGCCAAACGTGCGTCAGCCCCGGCGCAGCTGAACATCCCCCGCGATATGTGGACCCAGGTCATCGACATCGAGCTGCCCGCCATCGTCGAATTCGAACGCCCCTCCGGTGGCGAAACCGCCGTCAGTGACGCGGCAAAGCTGCTGTCTGAAGCCAAGAACCCCGTGATCCTGAACGGCGCTGGTGTGGTTCTCTCCAAAGGCGGCATCGCAGCCTCTCAAGAACTGGCCGAACGTCTGGATGCCCCGGTCTGCGTGGGTTATCAGCACAATGACGCCTTTCCCGGCAACCACCCGCTGTTTGCAGGTCCGCTCGGCTACAACGGCTCCAAGGCCGGGATGGAGCTGATCAAGGACGCCGACGTCGTCCTCTGCCTCGGCACCCGTCTGAACCCGTTCTCCACCCTGCCGGGTTACGGCATGGAATACTGGCCGGCCAACGCCAAAATTATCCAGGTCGATATCAACCCCGATCGCATCGGCCTGACCAAGAAAGTCTCCGTCGGCATCATCGGCGACGCGGCCAAAGTGGCCTCCGGGATCCTCTCCCAGCTGAGCGACACCGCAGGCGATGCAGGCCGCGAGGAGCGCAAGAATCGCATCTCGGAAACCAAATCCCGCTGGGCGCAGCAGCTGACTGAAATGACCCACGAGGACGACGATCCGGGCACCACCTGGAACCAGCGCGCCCGTGCCGACAAACCCGAATGGATGAGCCCGCGCATGGCGTGGCGCGCCATCCAGCAGGCCCTCCCCCGTGAGGCGATCATCTCCTCTGACATCGGCAACAACTGCGCCATCGGCAACGCCTACCCCTCCTTTGACGAGGGGCGCAAATACCTCGCCCCCGGCCTCTTTGGTCCCTGTGGCTATGGTCTGCCCGCCATTGTCGGCGCGAAGATCGGCTGCCCGGATACCCCGGTTGTCGGCTTTTCTGGCGATGGTGCCTTCGGCATCGCCGTGACCGAGCTGACCGCGATTGGCCGCGGTGAATGGCCCGCGATCACCCATATCGTGTTCCGCAACTACCAGTGGGGCGCGGAGAAGCGGAACTCCACCCTGTGGTTCGATGACAACTTCGTCGGCACCGAACTGGACGAGCAGGTCTCTTATGCAGGCATCGCCAAGGCCTGTGGTCTCAACGGCGTTGTGGCCCGCACCATGGATGAGCTGACCTCGGCGCTGGCGCAGGCCATCGAGGATCAGAAAAACGGCAAAACCACCCTGATCGAAGCCATGATCAATCAGGAACTGGGCGAACCGTTCCGCCGTGACGCCATGAAGAAGCCGGTCCGCGTGGCAGGCATCGACAAGGCCGACATGCGCGAGCAGCAGGTCTGA